The region caaatatatccgtacaatatatcaatctttatgtctcgaccatttcgagactcctcgtcatgtccgtgatcacatccgagactccgaacaacctttggtacatcaaaacttataaactcataataaaactatcatcataacgttaagcgtgcggaccctacgggttcgagaactatgtagacatgacctagaactattctcggtcaataaccaatagtggaacctggatgttcatattggttcctacatattctacgaagatctttatcggtcaaaccgcataacaacatacgttgttccctttgtcatcggtatgttacttgcccaagatttgatcgtcggtatccaatacctagttcaatctcgttatcggtaagtctctttacttgttccgtaatacatcatttcataactaactcattagttacaatgcttgcaaggcttaggtgatgagtattaccgggaaggcccaaagatacctctccgacaatcggagtgacaaaacctaatcttgaattatgccaactcaacatgtacctttggagacacctgtagagcacctttataatcacccagttacgttgtgacatttggtagcacacaaagtgttcctccggtaaacgggagttgcacaatctcatagttgcaggaactttgtataagtcatgaagaaagcaatagcaacatactaaacgttcaagtgctaagctaacggaatgggtcaagtcaatcacatctttctcctaatgatgtgatcccattaatcaaatgacaacacatgcctatggttaggaaacataaccatctttgatcaatgagctagtcaagtagaggcatactagtgacactatgtttgtctatgtattcacacatgtatcatgtttccggttaatacaattctagcatgaataataaacatttatcatgatatgaggaaataaataataactttattattgcctctagggcatatttccttcacatctggCCCGTCATCCTCGGCGGaggggatgccgccgccgccaccatgttCGGATCCGGGCCGGAGTCGCCGCTGCGTCCACCAAGACCGGAGCCGGGCCGGATGCCGCCACCGGCCATGCCCAGCCCCACCTCCATCCTCTGGCCATCTCACTCTGCATCGCCACAAACGCCTCCAGCAGGAGCCACCGCCCCGTCATGGATCGAGGAAGAGGCCGCACCTGCACGGATCTGGTGCCCTCGCCGCCGTAAAGTCTGGGAAGGAGGAGCAGCCCTCTGCCGCCCCGTCGAACGCACGGGCTCTGCTCGGCGCTGTCCCCCGGCGACGGCGGAGGGGAAGGAGGGATGGGATCGAGGCGGCTGGGGGCTAGGGTTGCCCCCCGATCACCCTGGAGGGGCGAGCGACGTCTCCTGTTGTTCCCACCACCGTCGGCGCCATGCCTCCACCAAATCGGCGCAGCGGATTTGCAGCCCCACGTCCTGCTGCCACCGCCGGAATGGAAGAGCCGGCGAGAAAGAAGGTTTCTCATTGGAATGGAAGCGTCGTATCATGTGTGTGGTGATCTTGCAAAGTTTGTCATATTTTGTACTTTTGTTAATTCGTATGTATTTGGAGGAAACAAAAATGTGGATAGGCTGCCGTGCGTCTGGCCTATTTTACATCATCTGTCGGAGTTGGGTGTTTCTGGTGATTAAAAAAACACTTTTTGTAAAAAAATACTAGGTGATTTAAAAGGTCCTATATTATTATTTTTCAGAGAGAGTATATTTTACTTCAATCACAAtttaatgatgtaaaatacatcatttTTTCTTTTGAAATGTAAAATGCATCACCTATCAGTCCAAACCGTCAAGTTGTGGACGTGTCGTCGCTGGCCGTCTCTGACATGTTTATCCCCTTCGACTTCCACTTGACGCCTTCTGTTCCTCGCATCCTCCAAGTCTTCCGTTTCTTCCAGCAGCTTCTCCCCCTTCCCCACTATACTTCCAAGCAAAGGCGAGAACCCTAGCCTCACGAGCACCGCGCAGCGGAAGCCGCAAGAGATCCCGACCATCACCGCGATGCAGGCCCCGACGAACCCCCCcgtcgacctcccgccgctggtggcGCCGCCGCCGCGGGTGAAGGCGCCGACCCCGCGCCCCCCTCCGCCGGCTTCGCTCCAGCCCGACTCCCCGGGCGTCTTCTTCACCAACGCTGCCGCAGCCGCCCCACTGGGCTCCGCCCACCGccgcatcgccatcgccgtcgatctGTCCGACGAGTCCGCCTACGCCGTAAGCTGGGCCGTCGCCAACTACCTCCGGCCCGGGGACGCCGTCATCCTCCTGCACGTCCGCTCCACCAATGTCCTCTACGGCGCCGATTGGGGCTCCGTCACCCCCACATCCCCCGAGGACGACGCTGAGGTCGCCGCGCGCAAGATGGAGGAAGACTTCGACGCCCTCACCGCTTCCAAGGCCGACGACCTGGCCAAGCCACTCGAGGAGGCGAAGATCCCCTACAAGATCCACATCGTCAAGGATCACGACATGAAGGAGAGACTCTGCCTCGAGGTGGAGAGGCTAGGGCTTAGCGCGGTGATCATGGGGAGCAAGGGGTTTGGTGCGGCGCGGCGGGCCAGCAAGGGAAGGCTCGGGAGTGTGAGCGATTACTGCGTCCACCACTGTATTTGCCCCGTGGTGGTGGTGCGTTCCCCTGATGATGCTGTAGCAGAGGGCGGGGAGTCCGCCACTGCGATGGAGGCGGCAGTGGGTGCAGAGGACGTGCTGCACCCTGTGCCAGAGGAGGATGCTGAGTACCATGACGCCGCTGAGGAGCACAAGGGTAATTGTTTCTATACTTTTACCTCCGTCTTTGACTAACCACCGAAAATTCAAGTAAAATTCGATATGTTCGACGACTTCCATAGGTACAGTTGCGAACTTAGGCTACTATATGTCTAGCTAAATGCTAGTTATACACTTATACTGAGCTTGACTATAGGATTTGTAAGGTTTATGCGGATTACACTTCCCTAGTGTTAGTTTTTAACCGAATACCTATGTGTGATCCACAGGGTGACAAATGAGGGTTTTTATCAGTTTTGCCACTAGTTGTGTCACTCTACTCAATTTGCCACTAGAAGTTTCAACTAATAACAAAATGTCATCCTTTTGTTAAGCGTGTGCTCACAAATGCCACTCGGCACCATTATCATTTGGTCAAAGACATCGACCGGAGTGAAGTGACCAAAATACCCCTGGACCCCACTTGTCAGCGTTCCCTCTACAAGTCACTGTAACCTGTAGGTCCTAGTTTTCAGTACACAGAGAATGAAATTAGAAGCAAAATAGCTTCATGCGCGGCCGCGCGGGTTACCGAATCCCCGCGTGTCGTTATTTTTTCTTCTAATTTAGTTCTCTTTGTGCTGACAATTAGGACCCAGAAGTTTTAGGGGAGCGCTGGCAAGTAGTGTCCACGGGTATTTTGGTCACTTCACCCTGGTCAATGGCCTTTGACCGAATGGTAATGGTGTCGAGTGGCATTTTTTAGCACACGCTTAACAGAAGGATGTCATTTTTGAGTGGTTGAAACTTTTATAGTGGCAAAATTGAGTAGTGTGACACATAGTGACGAAACTGATAAAACTCCTAGTTTTAATGCCTATCAATTGCTATCCTTGCATAGTTTGTAACTTCATCCGAATCTACTGTTCGATTTGAACTTACTATGTTGATGGACTAATAAGCTTGTGTTATTAGTGGTCAGACATGGGCTAATAAGCTTGTGTTATTAGTACGACACATTTGGCATATGTATACACACTACAATCGGAAACTGTATTTGCTGTCATTTTCAGCATGGACAGAAAGGCTATTATCTGTTGATTAGTATGTATGTTTGTTGCTTACCTGATTGATCATTTTGTAGCACATATTTAGCTTTGATTTACATTTGAATTAGTTTAGTGTTATATTTATTAAGGCCTGCATACCCGGCTTGTTGGGCTTAGATAAAAATAAAGCTTGCTGGTTGGGATTCTTTCTCTCTCAAACACAAATGCTTTGCATCTTGATGCGTTAATAGAAACAAAATAGTTATATCACAAGTCTAGGACCAAGGCTGTGAGCACCATTGACAACCCAGCTCTAACATTACATTTCTCCCAACCTGGCTACAGCTGTTGGACACTGGCAGCACCTGCCAAGTGCCATTCCAGCCTTTGCCTGGTTGGTTAGGAGTACTACTCATCCTCGCCTCCTTTATTCTTGTGCTTAGCAATGGATTAATGCTTGGCTCTCTCTTCTGGCCTCCTCACCTTGTCAATGATGGAGATTCAAGCTTTGCGTTGTGGCCATCGCTGATAAAGCATATATTTTCCTTGACCTCCTGTATTGACACCGGTACGAGTGTCATGTGCCAACTACAGGCTAACAAGCAGCTTCTACATGACTATCTATGCCACATATAAGCCCAGAACCTATCTCAGCTCAGCTGTGGCTTATCATTCATATGGAGCTTATGTCCCAACTCCAAACTAAGTCCTCCTTCCTGGTGCTTAATTTGTTGTATGCACGGTTAGTATTCCACTATTCCATTAGGATTTCGCTTCGATCTCACTCCAAAATTTTCCGGGAAGAGGATGAGAGGGGAAGAGAATAGGAAGATGCTGGGGCATTCATTAGTAGATTGTAATTTTACTAAGAAGTTGCTGGGGAATtgattagtactccctctgtaaagaaatataagggcgtttagatcactacttagtGATCTAAACGCCCTTATTTTTCTTTACGGCGGGAGTAGATTGTAATTGTATAAATTTAAATCGTACTATACAAAAATTAGCAACAAGCCTTCTTTAATAATAGTCAGTTCTTAGGGAATGTAGGCAGGCCACCCTAGACACACAATTTCAGTTTTGAAAACTATTGGTAATCGAGGGTATTGTCATTTGTCTGGGGAAAGTATAGCTAAACgcccttatatttctttacggcggGAGTAGATTGTAATTGTATAAATTTAAATTGTACTATACAAAAATTAGCAACAAGCCTTCTTTAATAATAGTCAGTTCTTAGGGAATGTAGGCAGGCNNNNNNNNNNNNNNNNNNNNNNNNNNNNNNNNNNNNNNNNNNNNNNNNNNNNNNNNNNNNNNNNNNNNNNNNNNNNNNNNNNNNNNNNNNNNNNNNNNNNNNNNNNNNNNNNNNNNNNNNNNNNNNNNNNNNNNNNNNNNNNNNNNNNNNNNNNNNNNNNNNNNNNNNNNNNNNNNNNNNNNNNNNNNNNNNNNNNNNNNNNNNNNNNNNNNNNNNNNNNNNNNNNNNNNNNNNNNNNNNNNNNNNNNNNNNNNNNNNNNNNNNNNNNNNNNNNNNNNNNNNNNNNNNNNNNNNNNNNNNNNNNNNNNNNNNNNNNNNNNNNNNNNNNNNNNNNNNNNNNNNNNNNNNNNNNNNNNNNNNNNNNNNNNNNNNNNNAAACTATTGGTAATCGAGGGTATTGTCATTTGTCTGGGAAAGTATAGCTAAACgcccttatatttctttacggcggGAGTAGATTGTAATTGTATAAATTTAAATCGTACTATACAAAAATTAGCAACAAGCCTTCTTTAATAATAGTCAGTTCTTAGGGAATGTAGGCAGGCCACCCTAGACACACAATTTCAGTTTTGAAAACTATTGGTAATCGAGGGTATTGTCATTTGTCTGGGGAAAGTATAGTTAAAAGGTTGGTCTGGATTGATTGATCCCACTTTATTCCGTAGTTCCACTTGATGCCTTTTGATCCTAGAGTATGTGACTTAGGAATACGAAGGCACTGTTTCATCCTAGACACACTGTTTTACTTTTGAAATCAGTTGCTAACCAAGGGCATTGTTTGGGAAAAGTATACTTAGAAGTTACTGGGTTATGTTACTGTTTGATCCATTCTCGTTGGTATTCATTATGTGCTTCAACCAGTGTGCTTTTGTTAATAGAGAAACTATAGTTCATCCCAGGTTGCCAGTTGTGATTGTTTAATTACCATTACCATTAACGTATACTCTGACAAAACTGGCTTATTTGTTGTGCCTCCAATGTAAAAAATGTCGCATATGATGTACCGTATCTGCTGTTATATACAGCATGGCTGCACGTAAGTGCATTTCTCCAAATACCTAGGCACTAGTTGAGCATATTCTAATGCTGTCCAAAATCAAGGAGTTTATGCATGAACTTGTGATTATTAAGGGGACTAGCTAATATTTTTCTATAATAACAAGCCGTGATCAATGTTAGGCATCTGTTTCCTTGTGAATTATGGCATGGGAAACTGAAAATGCACTTGAATTTCACTAGCTTTGAGCTTTTTTCCTTATCTGTGATTTTTCTGGTGGCTGTAATTATAAGATGCATTGGCATGTATCTTGTCAAGGTTCTGGGTTATCAGTTGAGCTAATACATACTGGTGTTATTTATGCAGATACTTGATTGGATCTATGCATCGATGTCCTGTTGGATCCAGGTGAGCATAGAATTAAATGTTTCAGTTTGTTCTGTATGATCGGCTAGTCGCTTTAGGGTACATTTTCGCTCTCTTGGGAGTAATTCGCATAACCGTTTGTCACGATGTTCTATCTTGCAACCTGTACAAAATGAAATATCATGCAAATATAGTTCCGTGTTAATCCTTGTCTCTTCTTTATTTGCATAGGAAACAAAATGCATCTCTTGCACAAAAGTTTGCAAGGACACATATGCATGTCTTACTATTTTCTTCTTTAAGATGTActtcctctgtaaataaatataagatgttttagatatttcaatatggactacatacggactaAAATGGGTGAACAAATACACTAAAAttcgtctatatacatccgaatcAGAAAAGAGTTAGAACATTTTATATTTGTTTATGGAGGGAGTGCATTTTGTTGTATAGGTTGTAGCTGAGCTCAGGAATATCCTATGTAAATAACAAACCAGATGTCCTATCTCTACTTGGCTTAAGACTAGCTAAGGGGGAACTCTGTAACTTAAAAGATAAGTTTCCTAAGTAAGGAGAACATGGGGATCCTATCACTAAGAAAGAAGTATGGGATGCTATTTGCTCAAGGGCCAGCTAGGAACTACTGGTCCTTCCATGTGGATTGCTTAGCCCACATAACAATGTGTCAATGGCCCGCATGGTCGTTTCATGCTCCAAGGCTCTGATATCAACAttttcagatgcaccatgaaatgtattatcatattatatagtttaagtattgtaaatgttcatattttttaatataaatttggtcaaattttgtatagtttgactttgaccaaaacttatacgcggagtaaaaagaaacggagggagtagtttacagaGGGAATACTTAGCTGAAATAAGTCCTCAGTGTTTCTGTTCAGCCTCTAACTCTGTCTTTTTGTTTGACAGCATGTAAAGGTTCTAGCAGTCGACTGTTGGCTGAGTGCTACCTTGTGGTTTCTGCTGAGCACATTAGCTGTTTGTTAGACTTTACTGTTCATGCCGATCTGTGCTTCCACTATGTTGTATTTGGTGAACATTTGTTCTCTAGAACTTTTGTGCTTCTTGGATATCAAATTATATGTTGCTGATGAGACAGTTTGACTACTTAGAGAACCACATGATTGCCCGCTATACTTATTCGGTTTTGCTAAACATCTTGCAACTGAAATTTATCTTCGGTTCAATCGATTTTGTGGGGAGGAGACAGCGCCTAACATTGAGCTCGAGTCGGGAATGTTAGAGAGTCACCACAGGACCTCATGAAAAGTGGGGGTGATTGCAGCTCGCTGTCGGATGGGAAGAAGCGGGTTCCCCGGTTGGGTTGGGGCGCTTCTGTTTTGACCCTCCCTTAGATTAGGCAGCGCCTGAGCTTGAGCTGGGGATGTGGGCTCATGAAGACCTCACCGAAGGCGGCGACGTGGTGTCACTGCCGAAGGGGAGGAAGAGATCGGCTGTGACGCCAGGCGGTGTCTGGCGACTGCATTGCTGTGATCCATTCTACTAAAAAAAGAGTTGCATCACTTAAGAGTATGATTTATTCAGAGTTAGAACGCGGCAACTGGGCTCTAGAATCTTCTGTTATTCAGATAACCATTCCTTTTAATAATTCAGATAGCCTTTTGGCACGTAAATGTGTTGGAAGTATTCCTATGGAACTGGGCTCTAGAATGTTCTCTTATTCAGATAACCTTTTGGCACGTAAATATatactcctatatatacatacggaaAGTACGGTGCGGTGTCGTTTGCTACTGTTGTCAGCAATTATGACAGGTCTGGATTAGTTTATTGCAGCCTTTTAGTCTGGATTGGCGTTGTTTGGTTGGC is a window of Triticum dicoccoides isolate Atlit2015 ecotype Zavitan chromosome 2B, WEW_v2.0, whole genome shotgun sequence DNA encoding:
- the LOC119363371 gene encoding universal stress protein PHOS32-like, which encodes MQAPTNPPVDLPPLVAPPPRVKAPTPRPPPPASLQPDSPGVFFTNAAAAAPLGSAHRRIAIAVDLSDESAYAVSWAVANYLRPGDAVILLHVRSTNVLYGADWGSVTPTSPEDDAEVAARKMEEDFDALTASKADDLAKPLEEAKIPYKIHIVKDHDMKERLCLEVERLGLSAVIMGSKGFGAARRASKGRLGSVSDYCVHHCICPVVVVRSPDDAVAEGGESATAMEAAVGAEDVLHPVPEEDAEYHDAAEEHKDT